One window from the genome of Magnolia sinica isolate HGM2019 chromosome 4, MsV1, whole genome shotgun sequence encodes:
- the LOC131243419 gene encoding V-type proton ATPase 16 kDa proteolipid subunit, with protein MSSTFSGDETAPFFGFLGAAAALVFSCMGAAYGTAKSGVGVASMGVMRPELVMKSIVPVVMAGVLGIYGLIIAVIISTGINPKAKSYYLFDGYAHLSSGLACGLAGLSAGMAIGIVGDAGVRANAQQPKLFVGMILILIFAEALALYGLIVGIILSSRAGQSRAD; from the exons ATGTCTTCTACTTTCAGCGGCGATGAAACGGCTCCGTTCTTCGGCTTCCTCGGTGCTGCAGCAGCACTCGTCTTCTCCT GCATGGGGGCTGCTTACGGGACCGCCAAGAGTGGGGTCGGCGTGGCCTCGATGGGAGTCATGAGGCCTGAGCTCGTGATGAAATCGATCGTCCCCGTCGTTATGGCTGGTGTGTTGGGGATCTACGGTTTGATTATTGCTGTCATCATCAGCACCGGGATTAACCCTAAGGCGAAATCGTATTATCTGTTTGACGGGTATGCTCACCTCTCGTCTGGTCTCGCTTGTGGCCTCGCTGGCCTCTCGGCTGGAATGGCGATTGGCATTGTCGGAGATGCTGGcgtcag AGCCAACGCACAGCAGCCAAAACTTTTTGTTGGAAtgatcctcatcctcatctttgcCGAAGCGCTGGCATTGTATGGCCTCATTGTGGGCATCATTCTGTCTTCTCGAGCAGGCCAATCAAGAGCTGACTGA